Proteins from a single region of Xenopus laevis strain J_2021 chromosome 9_10S, Xenopus_laevis_v10.1, whole genome shotgun sequence:
- the LOC108702692 gene encoding uncharacterized protein LOC108702692 isoform X2: MSEEKERQRNRTIDKEAQRANLVKSGNRFITKFISAISDDQHLPKEQKDKYIQRLLHAIFFIGYVNDPSVSPMEFLSNINNLWEVIKKKYPEPCEKYLTHLPRQTPYSILLEYMGRNMPSNDTELMKKLVTFNTSLLQLGHENQEALMANDFSFAASVIACSKYDDKKTSISTYGASLSCKGKDLRKLMIAISTLHVWHKAISYVVCCGNRGDRIEFYNHFYCNAFNVAYNINAQKYMYIPVSPCKLCHKMYKNVTFCPGFDNKNASWAYGNCGETESFSKLLLRLEDSKNYHLFTVINSKEKSLNGLDIEDTFNKEHKKPMTDYVNNILKQRKFNFDPKDWQLFSPV; encoded by the exons ATGAGTGAAGAGAAAGAGCGTCAGAG AAACAGAACTATAGACAAGGAAGCACAGAGAGCGAATCTGGTGAAAAGTGGAAATCGTTTTATCACTAAATTCATTAGTGCCATTTCAGATGATCAACATCTACCTAAGGAGCAAAAGGACAAGTATATACAAAGG CTTCTCCATGCCATCTTCTTCATTGGATATGTTAATGACCCTTCTGTCTCACCAATGGAATTTCTATCCAATATTAATAACCTTTGGgaagtaataaagaaaaaatacccaGAGCCATGTGAAAAATACCTGACCCATCTGCCCCGTCAAACACCCTACTCCATTCTTCTAGAATAT atgggaagAAATATGCCCAGTAATGATACAGAATTAATGAAAAAGCTGGTTACATTTAATACATCCCTGTTGCAACTAGGACATGAGAATCAAGAGGCACTGATGGCCaatgatttttcttttgcagCTTCTGTTATCGCATGCAGTAAATATGatgataaaaaaacaagcatCAGTACCTATGGGGCCTCATTGTCCTGCAAAGGAAAAGATCTCAGAAAACTCATGATTGCAATATCCACCCTCCACGTGTGGCATAAAGCCATTTCCTATGTTGTGTGCTGTGGCAATAGAGGTGATAGAATTGAATTCTATAACCATTTCTACTGTAATGCTTTTAATGTTGCATATAATATTAACGCACAAAAGTACATGTACATTCCTGTTTCTCCTTGTAAACTGTGccacaaaatgtataaaaatgtgactttttgccCAGGATTTGACAACAAAAACGCATCCTGGGCATATGGTAACTGTGGGGAGACTGAATCATTCAGCAAATTGCTGCTGCGCTTGGAGGATTCAAAAAATTATCACCTTTTCACTGTGATCAATAGCAAAGAGAAGTCTCTCAATGGATTAGACATAGAGGATACATTTAACAAAGAGCACAAAAAGCCAATGACCGATTATGTTAATAACATTCTCAAGCAGCGCAAATTCAATTTTGATCCAAAAGACTGGCAGCTCTTCTCGCCAGTCTGA
- the LOC108702692 gene encoding uncharacterized protein LOC108702692 isoform X1, whose protein sequence is MSSQQNNANRNMSEEKERQRNRTIDKEAQRANLVKSGNRFITKFISAISDDQHLPKEQKDKYIQRLLHAIFFIGYVNDPSVSPMEFLSNINNLWEVIKKKYPEPCEKYLTHLPRQTPYSILLEYMGRNMPSNDTELMKKLVTFNTSLLQLGHENQEALMANDFSFAASVIACSKYDDKKTSISTYGASLSCKGKDLRKLMIAISTLHVWHKAISYVVCCGNRGDRIEFYNHFYCNAFNVAYNINAQKYMYIPVSPCKLCHKMYKNVTFCPGFDNKNASWAYGNCGETESFSKLLLRLEDSKNYHLFTVINSKEKSLNGLDIEDTFNKEHKKPMTDYVNNILKQRKFNFDPKDWQLFSPV, encoded by the exons ATGAGTTCTCAGCAGAATAAT GCAAATCGTAATATGAGTGAAGAGAAAGAGCGTCAGAG AAACAGAACTATAGACAAGGAAGCACAGAGAGCGAATCTGGTGAAAAGTGGAAATCGTTTTATCACTAAATTCATTAGTGCCATTTCAGATGATCAACATCTACCTAAGGAGCAAAAGGACAAGTATATACAAAGG CTTCTCCATGCCATCTTCTTCATTGGATATGTTAATGACCCTTCTGTCTCACCAATGGAATTTCTATCCAATATTAATAACCTTTGGgaagtaataaagaaaaaatacccaGAGCCATGTGAAAAATACCTGACCCATCTGCCCCGTCAAACACCCTACTCCATTCTTCTAGAATAT atgggaagAAATATGCCCAGTAATGATACAGAATTAATGAAAAAGCTGGTTACATTTAATACATCCCTGTTGCAACTAGGACATGAGAATCAAGAGGCACTGATGGCCaatgatttttcttttgcagCTTCTGTTATCGCATGCAGTAAATATGatgataaaaaaacaagcatCAGTACCTATGGGGCCTCATTGTCCTGCAAAGGAAAAGATCTCAGAAAACTCATGATTGCAATATCCACCCTCCACGTGTGGCATAAAGCCATTTCCTATGTTGTGTGCTGTGGCAATAGAGGTGATAGAATTGAATTCTATAACCATTTCTACTGTAATGCTTTTAATGTTGCATATAATATTAACGCACAAAAGTACATGTACATTCCTGTTTCTCCTTGTAAACTGTGccacaaaatgtataaaaatgtgactttttgccCAGGATTTGACAACAAAAACGCATCCTGGGCATATGGTAACTGTGGGGAGACTGAATCATTCAGCAAATTGCTGCTGCGCTTGGAGGATTCAAAAAATTATCACCTTTTCACTGTGATCAATAGCAAAGAGAAGTCTCTCAATGGATTAGACATAGAGGATACATTTAACAAAGAGCACAAAAAGCCAATGACCGATTATGTTAATAACATTCTCAAGCAGCGCAAATTCAATTTTGATCCAAAAGACTGGCAGCTCTTCTCGCCAGTCTGA